In a single window of the Halobaculum lipolyticum genome:
- a CDS encoding NAD(P)/FAD-dependent oxidoreductase produces MIAIVGGGIAGLAAARRLRANGREVTVYEAGGDEALGGLARTYPTGGDDVEQFYHHLSKSEEEIVELAEELGVGDRLEWLVGKNAYYVDGVVHPLDTAWQILAYPHMSVYDKFRLGMLTLEIDVRGGVPAFDTYDDLADFEDVPIKQFLLDHTTRGVYENFFEPLLDAKFGSRRDDVSAAWLLGRVKFRGERDLLRGEILGYFDGGFAPVIDALVDDVGSAHIETNARVTGLDTDDGAVSSITVSQDGETRTEAVDDVVVATMPNVLEDLTGYVCDIDFQGAVCAVATMNEPLTDTYWLNIAHDAPFGALIEHTNFVPPERYGGDHLLYVASYVQSDDEWLATADDAAVEERWLGHVADMFPEFDRDAVSEFRVARAPRAAPIYERGYLDLVVPYDLADEVADGVYYAGMASEAQYPERSLNGGVVAGYECADRILDD; encoded by the coding sequence ATGATCGCAATCGTCGGCGGCGGTATCGCGGGCCTCGCCGCCGCCCGTCGCCTGCGCGCGAACGGACGCGAGGTGACGGTGTACGAGGCCGGCGGCGACGAGGCGCTGGGGGGGCTCGCGCGTACCTACCCGACCGGTGGCGACGACGTCGAGCAGTTCTACCACCACCTCTCGAAGTCCGAGGAGGAGATCGTCGAGTTGGCCGAGGAATTGGGCGTCGGCGACCGCCTGGAGTGGCTCGTCGGGAAGAACGCCTACTACGTCGACGGCGTCGTCCACCCGCTGGACACGGCGTGGCAGATCCTCGCGTACCCGCACATGAGCGTGTACGACAAGTTCCGCCTCGGGATGCTCACCCTCGAAATCGACGTGCGCGGCGGCGTCCCCGCCTTCGACACCTACGACGACCTCGCGGACTTCGAGGACGTGCCGATCAAGCAGTTCCTCCTCGACCACACGACCCGCGGCGTGTACGAGAACTTCTTCGAGCCGCTCCTCGACGCGAAGTTCGGCTCCCGGAGAGACGACGTGAGCGCCGCGTGGCTGCTCGGGCGCGTCAAGTTCCGCGGCGAGCGCGACCTCCTCCGCGGGGAGATCCTCGGCTACTTCGACGGCGGCTTCGCGCCCGTGATCGACGCGCTCGTCGACGACGTGGGGAGCGCGCACATCGAGACGAACGCCCGCGTCACCGGCCTCGACACCGACGACGGCGCGGTGTCGTCGATCACGGTGTCGCAGGACGGCGAGACGCGCACCGAGGCGGTCGACGACGTCGTCGTCGCGACGATGCCGAACGTCCTGGAGGACCTGACGGGCTACGTCTGCGACATCGACTTTCAGGGCGCCGTCTGCGCGGTGGCGACGATGAACGAGCCGCTCACGGACACGTACTGGCTCAACATCGCCCACGACGCGCCGTTCGGCGCGCTCATCGAGCACACGAACTTCGTGCCGCCCGAGCGCTACGGCGGCGACCACCTGTTGTACGTCGCCAGCTACGTCCAGTCGGACGACGAGTGGCTCGCGACCGCCGACGACGCCGCGGTCGAGGAACGCTGGCTCGGCCACGTCGCCGACATGTTCCCCGAGTTCGACCGGGACGCCGTCTCCGAGTTCCGGGTCGCACGCGCACCCCGCGCGGCGCCCATCTACGAGCGCGGCTACCTCGATCTGGTCGTCCCGTACGACCTCGCCGACGAGGTCGCCGACGGCGTCTACTACGCCGGGATGGCCAGCGAGGCGCAGTACCCCGAACGCAGCCTCAACGGCGGCGTCGTCGCGGGGTACGAGTGCGCCGACCGGATCCTCGACGACTGA
- a CDS encoding DUF5815 family protein produces MSEPRVPDGDDAVELPCGETRSMSVFDLGMREYDCACGASHAVVTDVNPPERFLPEFLVVTLREAVETTSDEMPEFGTPHLMGIVLEEFPEEVVAEDASENPDMGYSMLWITAFDSRRLHEIIVELVVELMEHAISHADDNSAMTQFEEQMLQFDVSEFVEQYRAERDLDADDVYV; encoded by the coding sequence ATGAGCGAGCCGCGCGTCCCCGACGGGGACGACGCCGTCGAGTTGCCGTGCGGGGAGACGCGATCGATGTCGGTGTTCGACCTCGGGATGCGCGAGTACGACTGCGCGTGCGGCGCGAGCCACGCGGTCGTCACGGACGTGAACCCGCCCGAACGCTTCCTCCCGGAGTTCCTCGTGGTGACGCTGCGCGAGGCCGTCGAGACGACCAGCGACGAGATGCCGGAGTTCGGCACGCCCCACCTCATGGGTATCGTGCTCGAGGAGTTCCCCGAGGAGGTCGTCGCCGAGGACGCCAGCGAGAACCCGGACATGGGCTACTCGATGCTGTGGATCACGGCGTTCGACTCCCGGCGTCTCCACGAGATCATCGTCGAGTTGGTGGTCGAACTGATGGAGCACGCGATCAGCCACGCCGACGACAACTCGGCGATGACGCAGTTCGAAGAACAGATGCTCCAGTTCGACGTGAGCGAGTTCGTCGAGCAGTACCGCGCCGAGCGGGACCTTGACGCCGACGACGTGTACGTCTGA
- the carB gene encoding carbamoyl-phosphate synthase large subunit, which yields MSQQTGEEDRTILLIGSGPIQIGQAAEFDYSGAQACRALQEEGARVVLVNSNPATIMTDPEMADKVYIEPITVEAISEVIETERPDGVIAGLGGQTGLNVTAELAEEGVLDEFDVDIMGTPLDTIYATEDRDLFRQRMEDLGQPVPRSTTISLDEGEAVAELTEAALVDRVEDAVDAVGGLPVIARTTYTLGGSGSGVVDEMDELIDRVRTGLRLSRNSEVLVTESISGWVELEYEVMRDADNSCVIICNMENLDPMGIHTGESTVVTPSQVIPDDGHQEMRDAALEVIRDLGIQGGCNIQFAWRDDGTPGGEYRVVEVNPRVSRSSALASKATGYPIARVTAKVALGKRLHEITNEITGETTAAFEPAIDYVVTKVPRWPIDKFEETDFTLSTAMKSTGEAMAIGRTFEESLLKALRSSEYDPAVDFGDLEDDELTARYLERPSPDRPYAMFEAFERGFSVEEVVEATGIYEWYVERFSRIVEASKDVVDGEFTEAATAGFTNAEISALAGNVFEDSSLTWLPETRGAWREAAEVPAAHADGEELPVSAARAGVGEVEANVPGRTYKQVDTCAGEFQASTPYYYSSRKPEWFSGPYEGEAAGGELRVDRDAESVVVVGGGPIRIGQGVEFDYCSVHAVRALREQGIEAHVVNNNPETVSTDYDTSDGLFFEPITAEEVADVIEATAADGVMIQFGGQTSVDIGEPLRDELERRGVECDIMGTSVEAMDLAEDRDRFNRLMDERGIAQPEGGSATSEEEALALARDLGYPVLVRPSYVLGGRAMRVVDDDDELREYIEEAVRVSPDKPILVDEFLADAVELDVDAVSDGEDVLIGGIMEHIEAAGVHSGDSACVIPPRSLDADTMARVREVTEEIADALDTVGLMNVQLAVRDGEVYVLEANPRSSRTVPFVSKATGVPIAKLAARVMAGESLADIDVDESVPEHFSVKEVVLPFDRLPNSDPRLGPEMKSTGEVMGTAADFGVAYGKALDAAGHGLPDGGTVVFETVGDALPAPDTEAYDELVDGFGDYYDVVSVEDVEESLRRGEIDLLISDEVDALRSAVSEEVAYLSTAESAGASLEALASRAAGTPLDVLAVSERPRHAAAWGRSD from the coding sequence ATGAGTCAACAGACCGGGGAGGAGGACCGCACCATCCTCCTCATCGGCAGCGGCCCGATCCAGATCGGACAGGCGGCCGAGTTCGACTACTCCGGCGCGCAGGCGTGTCGCGCGCTCCAGGAGGAGGGTGCCCGAGTGGTCCTCGTGAACTCGAACCCGGCGACGATCATGACCGACCCCGAGATGGCCGACAAGGTGTACATCGAGCCGATCACCGTCGAAGCCATCAGCGAGGTCATCGAGACGGAGCGCCCGGACGGCGTCATCGCCGGCTTGGGCGGCCAGACCGGGCTGAACGTCACCGCGGAGTTGGCCGAGGAGGGCGTCCTCGACGAGTTCGACGTCGACATCATGGGCACCCCGCTCGACACCATCTACGCGACGGAGGACCGCGACCTGTTCCGCCAGCGCATGGAGGATCTGGGCCAGCCGGTGCCGCGGTCGACGACCATCTCCCTCGACGAGGGCGAGGCGGTCGCCGAACTGACCGAGGCGGCGCTGGTCGACCGCGTGGAGGACGCCGTCGACGCAGTCGGCGGGCTTCCCGTCATCGCGCGCACCACCTACACGCTCGGCGGGAGCGGGTCGGGCGTCGTCGACGAGATGGACGAACTGATCGACCGCGTGCGCACGGGGCTGCGCCTCTCGCGCAACTCGGAGGTGCTCGTCACCGAGTCCATCTCCGGGTGGGTCGAACTGGAGTACGAGGTGATGCGCGACGCGGACAACTCCTGTGTCATCATCTGCAACATGGAGAACCTCGACCCGATGGGCATCCACACGGGCGAGTCCACCGTCGTCACCCCGTCGCAGGTCATCCCCGACGACGGCCACCAGGAGATGCGCGACGCGGCGCTGGAGGTCATCCGCGATCTGGGCATCCAGGGCGGCTGTAACATCCAGTTCGCGTGGCGCGACGACGGTACCCCCGGCGGCGAGTACCGCGTCGTCGAGGTGAACCCCCGCGTCTCTCGGTCCTCCGCGCTGGCCTCGAAAGCGACGGGCTACCCCATCGCCCGCGTCACCGCGAAGGTCGCCCTCGGCAAGCGCCTCCACGAGATCACCAACGAGATCACCGGCGAGACGACCGCCGCGTTCGAACCGGCCATCGACTACGTCGTCACGAAGGTGCCGCGCTGGCCCATCGACAAGTTCGAGGAGACCGACTTCACGCTCTCGACGGCGATGAAGTCGACCGGCGAGGCGATGGCCATCGGGCGCACGTTCGAGGAGAGTCTCCTGAAGGCGCTCCGGAGTTCCGAGTACGACCCCGCCGTCGACTTCGGCGACCTCGAGGACGACGAACTCACCGCGCGGTACCTCGAACGCCCCAGCCCGGACCGGCCGTACGCGATGTTCGAGGCGTTCGAGCGCGGCTTCAGCGTGGAGGAAGTCGTCGAGGCCACGGGCATCTACGAGTGGTACGTCGAGCGGTTCTCGCGCATCGTCGAGGCCAGCAAGGACGTCGTCGACGGCGAGTTCACCGAGGCGGCGACCGCCGGCTTCACCAACGCCGAGATCAGCGCGCTCGCGGGCAACGTGTTCGAGGACTCCAGCCTCACGTGGCTCCCCGAGACCCGCGGCGCGTGGCGCGAAGCCGCCGAGGTTCCCGCGGCCCACGCCGACGGCGAGGAACTGCCGGTCTCCGCGGCCCGCGCGGGCGTCGGCGAGGTCGAGGCGAACGTCCCCGGCCGCACGTACAAACAGGTCGACACCTGTGCCGGCGAGTTCCAGGCGTCGACGCCGTACTACTACTCCTCGCGCAAGCCGGAGTGGTTCTCCGGTCCCTACGAGGGCGAGGCCGCCGGCGGCGAACTCCGCGTCGACCGCGACGCCGAGTCGGTCGTCGTCGTCGGCGGCGGTCCCATCCGCATCGGGCAGGGCGTCGAGTTCGACTACTGCTCGGTCCACGCGGTGCGCGCCCTGCGCGAACAGGGCATCGAAGCCCACGTCGTGAACAACAACCCCGAGACCGTCTCCACCGACTACGACACTTCAGACGGCCTGTTCTTCGAGCCGATCACCGCCGAGGAGGTCGCCGACGTCATCGAGGCGACCGCCGCCGACGGCGTGATGATCCAGTTCGGCGGGCAGACGTCCGTCGACATCGGCGAACCGCTCCGCGACGAACTGGAGCGCCGCGGCGTCGAGTGCGACATCATGGGCACGTCCGTCGAGGCGATGGACCTGGCCGAGGACCGCGACCGCTTCAACCGCCTGATGGACGAGCGTGGCATCGCCCAGCCGGAGGGCGGGAGCGCCACCAGCGAGGAGGAGGCGCTCGCCCTCGCGCGCGACCTCGGCTACCCGGTGTTGGTCCGCCCGAGCTACGTCCTCGGCGGGCGCGCGATGCGCGTCGTCGACGACGACGACGAGCTGAGAGAGTACATCGAGGAGGCCGTGCGCGTCTCCCCGGACAAGCCGATCCTCGTCGACGAGTTCCTCGCCGACGCGGTCGAACTCGACGTCGACGCCGTGAGCGACGGCGAGGACGTCCTCATCGGCGGCATCATGGAGCACATCGAGGCCGCGGGGGTCCACTCGGGCGACTCCGCCTGTGTCATCCCGCCGCGCTCGCTCGACGCCGACACGATGGCCCGCGTCCGCGAGGTGACCGAGGAGATCGCCGACGCCCTCGACACGGTCGGCCTGATGAACGTCCAGCTCGCGGTGCGCGACGGCGAGGTGTACGTCCTCGAAGCGAACCCGCGCTCCTCGCGCACGGTGCCGTTCGTCTCGAAGGCGACGGGCGTCCCCATCGCGAAGCTCGCCGCGCGCGTCATGGCCGGCGAGTCGCTCGCCGACATCGACGTCGACGAGTCCGTCCCCGAGCACTTCTCGGTGAAGGAGGTCGTGTTGCCGTTCGACCGCCTGCCGAACTCGGACCCCCGCCTCGGTCCCGAGATGAAGTCGACGGGCGAGGTGATGGGCACCGCCGCCGACTTCGGCGTCGCCTACGGCAAGGCGCTCGACGCCGCGGGCCACGGCCTGCCCGACGGCGGCACGGTCGTGTTCGAGACGGTCGGCGACGCGCTGCCGGCGCCCGACACCGAGGCGTACGACGAGCTGGTGGACGGCTTCGGGGACTACTACGACGTCGTGTCGGTCGAGGACGTCGAGGAGTCGCTGCGCCGCGGGGAGATCGACCTCCTGATCAGCGACGAGGTCGACGCGCTGCGCTCGGCCGTGAGCGAGGAGGTCGCGTACCTCTCGACGGCGGAGTCCGCCGGGGCGTCGCTGGAGGCGCTCGCCTCGCGCGCCGCCGGGACGCCCCTCGACGTGCTCGCCGTCTCCGAGCGCCCGCGCCACGCCGCGGCGTGGGGCCGGAGCGACTGA
- a CDS encoding HD domain-containing protein, translating into MSDDAPDALPDDLADVFPALDDIRDDSLREGVVAAYALALGDTDWTGLREVPWLPDEQARLGLPDETNVDHVNEVTALATGLADGLLASRPALDLDRDLVVAGALLHDVSKLYEFAPGADGADAGTAYYDLLGHPYVGVYVCETAGLPVELSHVVLSHTSRTAVAPATLEAEVVKRADEVAAAAIRSGAVDDLRDA; encoded by the coding sequence ATGAGCGACGACGCCCCCGACGCGCTCCCGGACGACCTCGCCGACGTGTTCCCCGCGCTCGACGACATCCGCGACGACTCGCTCCGCGAGGGCGTCGTCGCGGCGTACGCGCTCGCGCTCGGCGACACCGACTGGACGGGGCTGCGCGAGGTGCCGTGGCTCCCGGACGAACAGGCGCGCCTCGGTCTCCCCGACGAGACGAACGTCGACCACGTCAACGAGGTGACGGCGCTGGCGACGGGGCTGGCGGACGGACTGCTCGCGAGCCGGCCCGCCCTCGACCTCGACCGCGACCTCGTCGTCGCGGGCGCGCTGCTCCACGACGTGAGCAAGCTGTACGAGTTCGCGCCGGGCGCCGACGGGGCGGACGCGGGGACCGCCTACTACGACCTGCTCGGCCACCCGTACGTCGGCGTGTACGTGTGTGAGACGGCCGGGCTACCGGTCGAACTGTCGCACGTCGTCCTCTCGCACACGTCGCGGACGGCGGTGGCGCCGGCGACGCTGGAAGCCGAGGTCGTGAAGCGTGCCGACGAGGTCGCCGCCGCGGCGATCAGGTCCGGAGCCGTCGACGATCTGCGGGACGCGTGA
- a CDS encoding NAD(+)/NADH kinase has protein sequence MDVGIVAQKGNARAAYLAGDLRDRLREVDVAVAVDCATAEELGVAGTPVEEMAGRDLVVSVGGDGTFLFAARGAGGVPVLGVNLGEVGFLNAVPPSEAVEAVLAEVDAYRDGGMRVREAPRIAAECDGWTSEPAANEVVVQGARRGRGGGVGYEVRVDGSLYSGGHADGVLVSTPTGSSAYNLSEGGPLVHPRIDGLVVNEMCAEGGMPPLVVSPDSAVTVTLTDVDEAVVITDGRGQHTVDVPSEVTVATTEPPMRVAGPTADFFEALGKLS, from the coding sequence ATGGATGTCGGCATCGTCGCCCAGAAGGGGAACGCCCGCGCGGCCTACCTCGCGGGCGACCTGCGCGACAGGCTCCGCGAGGTCGACGTCGCCGTGGCGGTCGACTGCGCCACGGCCGAGGAACTGGGCGTCGCGGGGACGCCGGTCGAGGAGATGGCCGGCCGCGACCTCGTCGTCTCCGTCGGCGGCGACGGCACGTTCCTGTTCGCCGCACGCGGCGCCGGCGGCGTCCCCGTGCTCGGCGTCAATCTGGGGGAGGTCGGGTTCCTCAACGCGGTGCCGCCGTCGGAGGCCGTCGAGGCAGTGCTCGCGGAGGTCGACGCCTACCGCGACGGAGGGATGCGCGTCCGCGAGGCGCCCCGGATCGCCGCCGAGTGCGACGGGTGGACGTCGGAGCCGGCGGCCAACGAGGTCGTCGTGCAGGGCGCGCGCCGCGGCCGCGGCGGCGGCGTCGGCTACGAGGTGCGCGTCGACGGGTCGCTGTACTCGGGCGGCCACGCCGACGGGGTGCTCGTCTCGACGCCGACCGGGTCGAGCGCGTACAACCTCTCGGAGGGCGGGCCGCTCGTGCACCCCCGGATCGACGGACTCGTCGTCAACGAGATGTGCGCCGAGGGCGGGATGCCGCCGCTGGTCGTCTCGCCCGACTCCGCGGTGACGGTCACCCTCACCGACGTCGACGAGGCGGTCGTCATCACCGACGGCCGCGGGCAACACACGGTCGACGTGCCGAGCGAGGTGACGGTGGCGACGACCGAGCCGCCGATGCGCGTCGCCGGTCCCACCGCCGACTTCTTCGAGGCGCTCGGGAAGCTCTCGTGA
- a CDS encoding KaiC domain-containing protein: MSDDGDWFERALREEPADGDGDDGDDGDDGDDGDDGDAGAGGDGQPAPGDRTADPDGASGAPTESSDEPTEASDEPTAASGDPDVDTDDAGSDPAQAAGDDDPAFAGDIEPADDEGFGDDDPFGGADDDFGGEPDVADLLGEDATDADIAELIGDTGDAGSGFGGLDGNGEFPAGTSGDGDGDGATADAGAGADPFGGVSDEAGGADGSDDPFGDDFAAAMGDAPGGPDGFGGGGDPASDDPFGGGGGGFGGGFGGGSDSGFDEEGFESDIDRIDIGIEGLDEMILGGIPERSLMAVIGSAGTGKTTFGLQFLNEALVSGGDAVYITLEESREAILSTAEEKGWEYRRFAEEDRLAVIAMDPIEMANSLDSIRDDISRLVTEFGADRLVLDSVSLLEMMYDHPSKRRSEVFDFARSLKQAGVTTMLTSEANEDNAYASRHGIVEYLTDAVFVLQYVRPSDFRETRLAVEIQKIRDANHSRETKPYEITNEGISVYRQANIF, from the coding sequence GTGAGCGACGACGGGGACTGGTTCGAACGCGCGCTCCGCGAGGAGCCGGCCGACGGCGACGGCGACGACGGCGACGACGGCGACGACGGCGACGACGGCGACGACGGCGACGCTGGGGCGGGCGGGGACGGACAGCCGGCCCCCGGCGACCGGACGGCCGACCCCGACGGTGCGTCTGGAGCGCCGACTGAATCGTCGGACGAACCGACGGAGGCGTCGGACGAGCCGACGGCGGCGTCGGGAGACCCGGACGTCGACACGGACGACGCCGGGTCAGATCCGGCGCAGGCAGCCGGCGACGACGACCCGGCGTTCGCCGGGGACATCGAACCGGCCGACGACGAGGGCTTCGGCGACGACGACCCGTTCGGCGGCGCCGACGACGACTTCGGCGGCGAGCCGGACGTGGCTGACCTCCTCGGCGAGGACGCGACCGACGCCGACATCGCGGAGTTGATCGGCGACACCGGCGACGCGGGCAGCGGGTTCGGAGGACTCGACGGGAACGGGGAGTTCCCCGCGGGGACGAGCGGGGACGGCGACGGCGACGGTGCGACCGCCGACGCCGGGGCGGGAGCGGACCCGTTCGGCGGCGTCAGCGACGAGGCCGGCGGCGCCGACGGGAGCGACGACCCCTTCGGCGACGACTTCGCCGCGGCGATGGGCGACGCGCCGGGCGGACCGGACGGCTTCGGCGGCGGGGGCGACCCCGCGAGCGACGACCCGTTCGGGGGCGGCGGCGGGGGCTTCGGCGGCGGCTTCGGCGGGGGGAGCGACTCCGGCTTCGACGAGGAGGGGTTCGAGTCCGACATCGACCGCATCGACATCGGGATCGAGGGACTCGACGAGATGATCCTCGGCGGCATCCCGGAGCGGTCGCTGATGGCGGTCATCGGGAGCGCCGGCACCGGGAAGACGACGTTCGGACTCCAGTTCCTCAACGAGGCGCTCGTCTCCGGCGGCGACGCCGTCTACATCACGCTGGAGGAGTCCCGGGAGGCGATCCTCTCGACGGCCGAGGAGAAGGGGTGGGAGTACCGCCGCTTCGCCGAGGAGGACCGCCTCGCGGTGATCGCGATGGACCCCATCGAGATGGCGAACTCGCTGGACTCGATCCGCGACGACATCTCGCGGCTGGTGACGGAGTTCGGCGCCGACCGCCTGGTGCTCGACTCCGTCTCGCTGCTGGAGATGATGTACGACCACCCGAGCAAACGCCGCTCGGAGGTGTTCGACTTCGCGCGCTCGCTGAAGCAGGCGGGCGTGACGACGATGCTGACGAGCGAGGCCAACGAGGACAACGCCTACGCCTCCCGCCACGGCATCGTCGAGTACCTCACCGACGCCGTGTTCGTGCTCCAGTACGTCCGGCCCTCGGACTTCCGCGAGACCCGGCTGGCGGTGGAGATCCAGAAGATCCGCGACGCCAACCACTCCCGGGAGACGAAGCCGTACGAGATCACGAACGAGGGGATCAGCGTCTACCGGCAGGCGAACATCTTCTGA
- a CDS encoding universal stress protein, translated as MATDAFGSSEHHGRTTGGAGGAAAGRVDRILLAVEGDTDERVREVALSLAATHGAVVDALSVVPMDVSIDHWDMVVERREDEAAAALDGVGDAGDRAGVPVEKNLRYGTPAEEIGLYAGGNDVDMVVVGEPEKGRLGRLLSPTNVANDVRAATTVPVVSVPPTARDD; from the coding sequence ATGGCAACCGACGCATTCGGATCGAGCGAACACCACGGACGGACGACGGGCGGCGCCGGCGGGGCGGCCGCGGGTCGGGTCGACCGGATCCTGCTGGCGGTCGAGGGCGACACGGACGAGCGGGTGCGCGAGGTGGCGCTGTCGCTGGCGGCGACCCACGGCGCGGTCGTCGACGCGCTGTCGGTCGTTCCGATGGACGTGTCGATCGACCACTGGGACATGGTCGTGGAACGCCGCGAGGACGAGGCGGCGGCAGCCCTCGACGGGGTCGGCGACGCCGGCGATCGCGCTGGCGTCCCGGTCGAGAAGAACCTCCGCTACGGCACGCCGGCCGAGGAGATCGGCCTGTACGCCGGCGGCAACGACGTGGACATGGTGGTCGTCGGCGAACCCGAGAAGGGACGCCTCGGCCGCCTGCTGTCGCCGACGAACGTCGCGAACGACGTCCGGGCGGCGACGACGGTGCCGGTGGTGTCCGTGCCGCCGACAGCCCGCGACGACTAA
- a CDS encoding nitroreductase family protein has translation MDYEEVVTTRRSLHEYDEERDVSEETLERIFERATYAPSSFNLQPWEFLVVREDEALATLAEVANGQEHIEQASATVVVLGDKDPARHADPVFQDWLDKGYIPDEETKGYLVDTVEGMRDLPEDERRVWTNRSTALAAQQFMTAAWNEGVATLPMEGFDDDALVEAFDVGDEYDPVMLIAVGYPADDAGELEAERKYRRPVEEVVHYDTFDPVEETAIADEQAEEASVNADD, from the coding sequence ATGGACTACGAGGAGGTCGTCACCACGCGACGGTCGCTGCACGAGTACGACGAGGAACGGGACGTGTCCGAGGAGACGCTGGAGCGGATCTTCGAGCGGGCGACGTACGCGCCGTCGAGCTTCAACCTCCAGCCGTGGGAGTTCCTCGTCGTGCGCGAGGACGAGGCGCTGGCGACGCTCGCGGAGGTCGCCAACGGGCAAGAGCACATCGAGCAGGCGTCGGCGACGGTCGTCGTCCTCGGCGACAAGGACCCGGCGCGCCACGCCGACCCCGTGTTCCAAGACTGGCTCGACAAGGGGTACATCCCGGACGAGGAGACGAAGGGCTACCTCGTCGACACCGTCGAGGGGATGCGCGACCTCCCGGAGGACGAGCGACGCGTGTGGACGAACCGCTCGACGGCGCTGGCGGCACAGCAGTTCATGACGGCGGCGTGGAACGAGGGCGTCGCGACGCTCCCGATGGAAGGGTTCGACGACGACGCGCTCGTCGAGGCGTTCGATGTCGGCGACGAGTACGACCCGGTGATGCTCATCGCCGTCGGCTACCCCGCGGACGACGCCGGCGAACTCGAGGCCGAGCGCAAGTACCGCCGGCCGGTCGAGGAGGTCGTCCACTACGACACGTTCGACCCCGTCGAGGAGACCGCGATCGCCGACGAACAGGCCGAGGAAGCGAGCGTCAACGCGGACGACTGA
- a CDS encoding universal stress protein translates to MSKRILVGVDDSEQSAAALSFVAEEWGDADVTLVSVIDPAESKASRGAGVPSGAEEWYERTKRRAEERLAEAADSLAVDGTVETATVVGKPASALVEYATDHDLDHIVVGSHGRRGISRIVLGSVAEAVVRTSPVPVTVVR, encoded by the coding sequence ATGAGCAAGCGGATCCTCGTCGGCGTCGACGACTCCGAGCAGTCGGCGGCGGCGCTGTCGTTCGTCGCCGAGGAGTGGGGCGACGCGGACGTGACGCTGGTGTCCGTGATCGACCCCGCCGAGTCGAAGGCGTCGCGCGGCGCGGGCGTCCCCAGCGGCGCCGAGGAGTGGTACGAACGGACGAAGCGACGGGCCGAGGAGCGCCTCGCCGAGGCCGCCGACTCCCTCGCCGTCGACGGCACCGTCGAGACGGCCACCGTCGTCGGCAAACCCGCGTCGGCGCTGGTCGAGTACGCGACCGACCACGACCTCGACCACATCGTGGTGGGGAGCCACGGCCGACGCGGCATCTCGCGTATCGTCCTCGGGAGCGTCGCGGAGGCGGTGGTCCGCACCTCGCCGGTGCCGGTGACGGTCGTCCGATGA